In Elaeis guineensis isolate ETL-2024a chromosome 1, EG11, whole genome shotgun sequence, a genomic segment contains:
- the LOC140854738 gene encoding large ribosomal subunit protein eL30-like codes for MLTDFSLFGPNYVSLGKLVLIANNCPPLRKSEIEYYAMLAKVGVHHFNGNNVDLGTACGKYFRVCCLSIIDPGDSDIIMSMPGDQ; via the exons ATGCTTACTGACTTTTCATTATTTGGTCCCAATTATGTATCTCTAGGGAAGTTGGTACTCATCGCAAACAACTGCCCTCCTCTTCGGAAATCCGAAATTGAGTACTATGCGATGTTGGCAAAGGTCGGAGTCCATCATTTCAATGGAA ACAATGTTGATTTGGGGACAGCCTGTGGCAAATATTTCCGTGTCTGCTGCCTCAGCATTATTGATCCAG GTGATTCTGATATTATCATGAGCATGCCAGGTGATCAGTGA